A section of the Planctomycetaceae bacterium genome encodes:
- a CDS encoding FAD-dependent oxidoreductase, with translation MNDWKFKLTDVNGFKSLCGQIGCNIDATEDVSILAEPVKAGGLLIPNSLAVHPMEGADGDSLGRPSELTMRRYKRFAAGGAGLLWAEAIAVVPEGRANPRQLWLNEQSKDDFVQMVKMMRDSAKQSMGQNHNPVIVAQLTHSGRYSKPTGTANPLILQRDPYRDALVPEPKPNTNKQSKVTDDNIVTDEYLDNLQLAYVKAARLAYEAGFDAVDIKSCHGYLINEILASRNRAGKYGWSFENRTRFLLEVVDKIKAELGGKIEICLRLGFYDAIPFPYGWGVDENDYTKPDLTEPKKLVKLLMDRGVRLINFTIANPYYNPHVGRPFNLPIKGAYEEPHHPLQGVERLINLAGEIQKEFPDIAIVGTGYSWLRELMGNIAAASKQTGKSKIIGAGRMAFAYPDFAKDILTKGKLDKNKVCVGCSACTQLMRDGQTAGCVVRDNKIYGPIFKHGRMSDKVNLQRLSQNCLQCQEPTCQLGCPAGIDIPLFIKQFLAGDEEAAYETIRSANILPEVCAWLCPVEQQCQGNCLQKFIGDAALPIADIQKYLAEQANKNGWSKINVPEKCTGKNIAIVGAGPAGLSAAATLLEAGHKITIFDKAKDLGGMIESVIPAERQNIALKREIQAIFKDVPDSRMTLRLNTAINEKFNLDDIMKENFDAAFVGLGLPKGANSSSEKLDGLYDALEFLNFAKQPTAPNLAGKRVAVIGGGNTAMDAATTAKRLGAEDVYVIYRRSFEQMPAWSAERDRAMEQGVHFIVLTHQLGYESQNGKLTAVKVCPTKLSSPDKSGRRKPLADEKNAYKLPMDIVIEAIGQTSDELIEKILPGVEIENGLIKTCKNSFATTRKNVFAGGDLVRGASTVVAAVADGMKAAKEIDEFLKGVK, from the coding sequence ATGAATGACTGGAAATTTAAACTTACAGACGTTAATGGTTTCAAATCTTTATGCGGCCAAATCGGCTGTAATATTGATGCGACAGAAGATGTTTCAATTTTGGCAGAACCTGTCAAGGCGGGCGGTTTATTGATTCCCAATTCGCTGGCCGTTCACCCGATGGAAGGCGCGGACGGCGATTCGCTTGGCCGACCGTCTGAACTTACGATGCGACGATACAAAAGATTTGCTGCCGGCGGCGCAGGCCTGTTGTGGGCAGAAGCGATAGCGGTTGTCCCCGAAGGCAGAGCGAACCCCAGACAGCTTTGGCTCAACGAACAAAGCAAAGACGATTTCGTGCAGATGGTCAAAATGATGCGCGATTCCGCAAAGCAAAGTATGGGGCAAAACCATAATCCTGTAATCGTCGCGCAGTTGACCCATTCAGGCAGATACAGCAAACCGACGGGCACCGCAAATCCGCTGATTCTACAAAGAGACCCGTATCGTGATGCGCTTGTTCCGGAACCAAAACCTAATACGAACAAACAGAGCAAGGTTACAGATGATAATATCGTAACTGATGAATACCTTGATAATCTTCAGCTTGCTTATGTCAAAGCCGCCCGACTTGCCTATGAAGCGGGTTTTGACGCGGTTGATATTAAATCCTGCCACGGTTATTTAATTAATGAGATTTTGGCAAGCAGAAACAGAGCCGGCAAATACGGCTGGTCTTTTGAAAACAGAACAAGATTTCTGCTTGAGGTTGTTGACAAGATAAAGGCTGAACTCGGTGGCAAAATAGAAATTTGTTTGCGTCTTGGTTTTTACGATGCGATTCCATTCCCGTACGGCTGGGGCGTTGACGAGAATGATTATACAAAGCCGGATTTGACAGAGCCGAAGAAATTAGTGAAGCTGTTAATGGACAGGGGAGTAAGGCTGATTAATTTTACGATAGCCAATCCTTATTATAATCCGCACGTCGGCAGGCCATTCAATCTGCCGATTAAAGGCGCGTATGAAGAACCGCATCATCCATTGCAGGGGGTCGAGCGGTTGATAAATCTTGCCGGCGAAATTCAAAAAGAATTTCCCGATATCGCGATTGTCGGCACAGGTTATAGTTGGCTGCGTGAGCTTATGGGCAACATCGCCGCCGCAAGCAAACAAACCGGCAAATCGAAAATCATCGGCGCAGGCCGAATGGCGTTCGCGTATCCCGATTTCGCAAAGGACATTCTCACAAAAGGCAAACTCGACAAAAACAAAGTCTGCGTCGGATGCAGCGCGTGCACACAATTGATGCGTGACGGCCAAACCGCAGGCTGCGTTGTCCGCGACAATAAAATTTACGGCCCGATTTTCAAACACGGCAGAATGAGCGATAAAGTGAACCTGCAAAGGCTTTCGCAGAATTGTTTGCAATGTCAGGAGCCGACATGTCAGCTTGGCTGCCCGGCGGGAATAGATATTCCCTTGTTCATAAAGCAGTTTCTTGCCGGCGATGAGGAAGCCGCATACGAGACAATCCGCAGTGCGAATATTTTGCCGGAGGTTTGCGCATGGCTGTGTCCGGTTGAGCAGCAGTGTCAGGGAAATTGTCTGCAAAAATTCATAGGCGATGCCGCGCTGCCGATTGCGGACATTCAAAAATATTTAGCCGAGCAGGCAAACAAAAACGGTTGGTCGAAAATCAATGTACCAGAAAAATGCACCGGCAAAAACATCGCAATCGTCGGCGCAGGCCCCGCCGGACTTTCCGCCGCTGCGACGCTTCTTGAAGCCGGCCACAAAATCACAATTTTCGATAAAGCAAAAGATTTGGGCGGAATGATAGAATCCGTCATACCTGCCGAAAGGCAAAATATTGCGTTGAAACGGGAAATCCAGGCTATTTTCAAAGATGTCCCCGATTCAAGAATGACTTTACGATTGAACACGGCAATAAATGAGAAATTTAATCTCGATGATATTATGAAAGAAAATTTCGACGCCGCGTTTGTCGGTCTTGGTTTGCCGAAAGGCGCAAATTCAAGTTCTGAAAAGCTCGATGGCTTGTACGATGCTCTGGAGTTTTTAAATTTTGCAAAGCAGCCGACAGCCCCGAACCTTGCAGGCAAAAGAGTTGCCGTAATTGGCGGCGGGAATACCGCGATGGATGCCGCGACAACCGCCAAACGTCTCGGCGCAGAGGATGTTTATGTAATTTACCGCAGGTCGTTTGAACAGATGCCCGCCTGGTCTGCCGAGCGCGACAGGGCGATGGAGCAGGGCGTGCATTTTATCGTGCTTACTCATCAGTTGGGTTATGAATCGCAAAACGGCAAATTGACAGCGGTCAAAGTTTGTCCGACAAAATTATCTTCGCCGGACAAATCTGGAAGACGCAAACCTCTCGCAGATGAAAAAAATGCTTATAAATTGCCGATGGATATTGTTATAGAAGCGATTGGCCAGACTTCGGACGAGTTAATTGAAAAAATACTGCCGGGCGTTGAAATTGAAAACGGACTGATAAAAACGTGTAAAAACAGTTTCGCGACTACCCGCAAAAATGTTTTCGCCGGCGGTGATTTGGTCAGGGGTGCATCGACCGTTGTCGCCGCGGTTGCTGACGGAATGAAGGCGGCAAAAGAAATTGACGAATTTTTGAAAGGTGTAAAATGA
- a CDS encoding AraC family transcriptional regulator, with product MKSENINKITLPDNGIIVQSRINRPDSGHNFHSHNYLSILFVVSGHGILQLADKNYDLKPDTIVALNAGLLHKFSDKPKKQMTVFSIYFDVAQTGANKYIVDYLFSSNEPFVLPFYYAEQTRKNLRQMLYEQLKKPPGYKLGINHIFNITLLNIYRAKLVFSQNTDLHTNNNNARVQAALEYIAANSHEQFSLNDAAKMAGVSHRQFTKLCRIQAGKSFVKFLNQKRCEKARKLIIGTDASIASIAFEAGYEDLSTFYRAFKSIYKATPLSLKNKATEH from the coding sequence ATGAAAAGTGAAAATATCAATAAAATTACACTTCCAGACAACGGCATAATCGTTCAGAGCAGAATTAACCGGCCTGACAGCGGACATAACTTCCACAGCCATAACTATTTAAGCATACTTTTTGTCGTATCGGGACATGGCATTCTACAACTGGCGGACAAAAACTACGACCTGAAGCCTGACACAATCGTTGCGCTCAATGCGGGACTTTTACATAAATTTTCAGACAAACCAAAAAAGCAAATGACCGTGTTCTCGATTTATTTCGATGTCGCTCAAACCGGCGCTAACAAATATATCGTCGATTATCTCTTTAGTTCGAACGAGCCGTTTGTGCTGCCTTTTTATTACGCCGAGCAGACGAGGAAAAATTTAAGGCAGATGCTCTATGAACAACTGAAAAAACCGCCCGGCTACAAACTCGGTATAAATCATATTTTTAACATCACCCTGCTGAATATATACCGAGCGAAACTTGTTTTTTCGCAAAATACCGATTTACACACAAACAACAACAACGCCAGAGTTCAGGCCGCCCTTGAGTATATCGCAGCCAATTCACACGAACAGTTTTCACTGAATGATGCCGCAAAAATGGCCGGCGTTTCCCATAGGCAATTTACAAAACTATGCAGAATCCAGGCCGGCAAAAGTTTTGTCAAATTTCTCAACCAGAAAAGATGCGAAAAAGCAAGAAAACTAATAATCGGTACGGATGCATCTATCGCGTCAATCGCTTTTGAAGCAGGTTATGAGGATTTATCGACATTTTATCGGGCATTTAAAAGCATTTACAAGGCAACGCCTTTGTCGTTGAAAAACAAGGCAACTGAACATTAA
- a CDS encoding pyridoxal phosphate-dependent aminotransferase: MRRIIVHEGAEQLTYEIREIVAVAQQLAKLGVNITWENIGDPIQKGEKLPAWIKEIVTKLVSEDRTYGYVETAGVLATREFLANQVNQRGGCQITSNDIVLFNGLGDAVAKIFGFLKREARVIGPSPAYSTHSSAEAAHSGYEHLTYSLDPHNKWMPDLHDLENKVKYNDSIAGILLINPDNPTGAVYPPDVLKKMVDIAHRYKLFIVCDEIYISLVYNGSQTLHLSQVIDNVPGIALRGISKEYPWPGARCGWIEIFNQDKFPMFRRYIKSIINAKMLEVCSTSLPQFSIPLVMGDSRYEDHVKQRSLMYGRRAQEAADILSKVKGVTVVKPQGAFYMTILFDDNSLKSSQTLPIKNPDAKKFVEDKVHGVEVDKRFVYYLLGATGICVVPLTGFCCNLKGFRVTLLESDDEKRLWTWQTIAESIKAYLNS; encoded by the coding sequence TTGCGAAGAATTATAGTTCATGAAGGCGCAGAGCAGCTAACCTACGAAATACGCGAAATCGTGGCCGTTGCGCAGCAACTTGCCAAACTCGGCGTAAATATCACCTGGGAAAATATTGGCGACCCTATCCAGAAAGGCGAAAAACTGCCGGCGTGGATAAAAGAAATCGTTACCAAACTCGTCAGCGAAGACCGAACCTACGGCTATGTTGAAACTGCGGGCGTATTGGCGACCAGAGAGTTTCTGGCCAATCAGGTCAACCAGCGAGGCGGATGCCAAATCACCAGCAACGATATCGTTTTATTCAACGGACTCGGCGATGCTGTCGCAAAAATTTTCGGATTCCTTAAACGCGAAGCTCGCGTAATCGGCCCGTCGCCGGCGTATTCGACGCACTCATCGGCTGAAGCGGCTCATTCAGGTTATGAACATCTGACTTATTCGCTTGACCCGCACAATAAATGGATGCCGGATTTACATGATTTGGAAAATAAAGTTAAATACAACGATTCCATCGCGGGAATACTGTTAATCAATCCCGACAACCCGACAGGCGCGGTTTATCCGCCTGATGTACTCAAGAAAATGGTGGACATCGCACACCGTTATAAATTGTTTATCGTCTGTGACGAGATTTATATCAGTCTTGTATATAATGGCAGCCAGACTTTGCACCTTAGCCAGGTAATCGACAATGTGCCGGGTATCGCACTGCGTGGCATATCAAAAGAATATCCATGGCCGGGCGCTCGCTGCGGCTGGATTGAGATTTTCAATCAGGATAAATTTCCGATGTTCCGCCGATATATCAAGAGTATTATCAACGCCAAGATGCTTGAGGTTTGCTCGACGAGTCTGCCGCAGTTTTCTATCCCGCTTGTTATGGGAGACAGCCGATACGAGGATCATGTGAAGCAGAGAAGCCTTATGTACGGCAGGCGAGCACAGGAAGCGGCGGATATCTTATCGAAGGTTAAGGGAGTTACAGTTGTCAAACCACAGGGCGCTTTTTATATGACAATCCTGTTCGATGATAATTCGCTCAAAAGCAGTCAGACACTGCCAATAAAGAATCCCGATGCAAAGAAATTTGTCGAAGACAAAGTGCATGGCGTTGAAGTTGACAAGCGGTTTGTTTATTATCTGCTGGGAGCAACCGGCATTTGTGTAGTTCCGCTGACGGGGTTCTGCTGCAACCTTAAAGGCTTCCGCGTAACACTGCTGGAAAGCGACGACGAAAAACGGCTGTGGACGTGGCAGACAATTGCTGAAAGCATTAAGGCATATTTAAACTCTTAA
- a CDS encoding GEVED domain-containing protein gives MKNTEYVEVQIVPSQTFSLEDIEALPLAPGSEIEYFDNGSVRLQILAELANQLADNGAQIRILREFLLVEPLLGLNSSQSASEIACEYADEGMDVYLRSTWKYSYINYNGFPYPYTVTSIDLHYQVVVQGKVDIDLENETGSITHNLEENLFSSVNRTVTGISTFNGQPLAQAWGLRGKDYYSYTSYIDYWWIKLYYDSGIDYCSALAYLTDYEYISRVVVGSIDNSTGSTGYADYTSLSTSMNIGTSYPITVTNGKPYENDQCGIWIDWNHDNDFDDIGETITTAGAPAGPYTASITPPADAVAGDTTMRVRIVDTSEDALAPCGSVLYGETEDYTINVVSSAVQKYSGGTGTPEDPYRIATPQDMNAIGANSEDWASYFRMTADIDMSVFAPDKYNIIAPDYRYPFTGVFDGNGCTIYNFTYIKAASNVGLFGYIDDGGLIINVHLMNAQIDIGSGNGAGILACRVVDANVTGCSVSGSSIKGNQYIGGVVGYNYGRLSLCYADNIEVTGIRNVGGLVATNQSDGEIIQCLANVNVIADNYVGGLSGDNYGQISECLSKGSVLGRDGGSFANKSAGGLVGDNSKNVVNCYSNANVTGDSQVGGLCGTNASSSVVAIIENCYSTGAVNGSSNVGGLVGLDFSEPDGETINSFWDVETSGRQSSFGGTGLTTVQMKTASTYKNVNWDFVNIWRICDSTDYPKFQWEPVLIGDVACPDGVDFIDYSYFAKQWMLTKLSFDTAPDGGDGIVNFLDFADFAENWQGDYNQLYEFANQWLQRGMYNADIAPIPSSDGIVDIKDLAIFATNWLAEL, from the coding sequence GTGAAGAATACTGAATATGTAGAAGTGCAAATTGTTCCTTCCCAAACATTTTCACTTGAAGATATTGAAGCTTTGCCGTTGGCTCCCGGCAGCGAAATTGAATATTTCGACAACGGCTCTGTACGTTTACAGATTTTAGCGGAGCTTGCGAATCAGCTTGCCGATAACGGAGCGCAGATAAGAATACTCCGCGAGTTTCTTTTGGTTGAGCCGCTCCTTGGCCTGAATTCCTCGCAGTCGGCATCCGAGATAGCTTGTGAATATGCCGATGAAGGGATGGATGTATATCTTCGCTCTACATGGAAATACAGCTATATCAATTATAATGGCTTTCCGTACCCTTATACCGTTACAAGCATTGATTTGCATTATCAGGTAGTGGTGCAGGGTAAAGTGGACATTGATTTGGAAAATGAAACTGGTTCGATAACCCATAATTTAGAGGAAAATTTATTTTCATCTGTCAATCGTACTGTTACCGGCATTTCAACTTTCAATGGTCAGCCTCTTGCGCAAGCGTGGGGACTGCGGGGGAAAGATTATTATAGCTATACAAGCTACATCGACTACTGGTGGATTAAATTGTATTATGACAGCGGCATTGATTACTGTTCCGCACTGGCTTATTTGACAGACTATGAATATATAAGCCGTGTTGTTGTCGGCTCTATTGACAACTCTACCGGTTCGACTGGCTACGCTGATTATACAAGTCTCTCAACGTCGATGAATATTGGCACAAGTTATCCGATTACAGTAACGAATGGCAAGCCTTATGAGAACGACCAGTGCGGCATTTGGATAGACTGGAATCACGACAATGATTTCGACGATATCGGCGAAACTATCACGACTGCCGGCGCTCCTGCCGGGCCATACACCGCATCGATTACGCCTCCTGCGGACGCAGTTGCCGGCGATACAACTATGAGAGTGCGCATTGTCGATACTTCGGAAGATGCCCTTGCTCCTTGTGGTTCGGTTCTGTACGGCGAAACGGAGGATTATACGATTAATGTTGTTTCTTCTGCTGTGCAAAAATACTCCGGCGGAACAGGTACTCCGGAAGACCCATATCGTATCGCAACCCCGCAGGATATGAACGCCATTGGCGCCAATTCCGAAGATTGGGCGTCATATTTCAGAATGACAGCGGATATAGATATGTCTGTCTTTGCGCCAGATAAATATAATATCATTGCACCGGATTACAGGTATCCATTTACAGGTGTTTTCGATGGCAATGGTTGCACTATATATAATTTTACTTATATTAAAGCGGCAAGCAACGTTGGGCTTTTCGGCTACATCGATGATGGCGGACTTATTATTAATGTCCACTTAATGAATGCACAAATTGATATTGGTTCAGGAAACGGCGCAGGTATTCTGGCTTGTCGTGTTGTAGATGCCAATGTTACCGGATGCAGCGTTTCCGGTTCTTCGATAAAAGGCAATCAATATATTGGTGGAGTAGTGGGTTATAATTATGGCAGGCTGTCTCTTTGTTATGCAGATAATATTGAAGTAACCGGTATTCGAAATGTCGGCGGACTTGTGGCCACAAATCAGTCGGATGGCGAAATAATTCAGTGTTTGGCTAATGTCAATGTTATTGCGGATAATTATGTTGGCGGACTTTCCGGCGACAATTATGGTCAGATTTCGGAATGTCTTTCGAAAGGCAGTGTTTTAGGCAGAGATGGCGGCTCATTTGCGAATAAAAGTGCCGGCGGTCTTGTCGGAGATAACTCAAAAAATGTTGTAAATTGTTATTCAAACGCGAACGTTACCGGCGATTCACAGGTCGGCGGTCTTTGCGGAACAAATGCATCGTCCTCTGTGGTCGCTATAATAGAAAATTGTTATTCGACTGGTGCAGTAAATGGTTCCTCAAATGTCGGCGGCCTGGTTGGCCTGGATTTTTCAGAGCCTGACGGCGAAACAATTAATTCTTTTTGGGATGTGGAAACCAGCGGCAGGCAATCGAGTTTTGGCGGCACCGGCCTTACTACGGTACAGATGAAAACTGCCTCGACATATAAAAATGTCAATTGGGATTTTGTGAATATCTGGCGGATTTGCGATAGTACAGATTATCCGAAATTCCAGTGGGAGCCGGTTTTGATTGGTGATGTTGCATGTCCTGACGGCGTAGATTTTATTGATTATTCTTACTTTGCCAAACAATGGATGCTTACAAAACTGTCTTTCGATACCGCACCGGACGGCGGCGATGGCATTGTGAACTTTCTGGATTTCGCAGATTTTGCCGAGAACTGGCAGGGCGATTACAACCAGCTTTATGAATTCGCCAATCAATGGCTGCAAAGAGGAATGTATAACGCCGATATTGCACCAATTCCGTCATCTGACGGTATTGTTGATATAAAAGATTTGGCTATATTTGCCACAAACTGGTTGGCTGAACTCTAA
- a CDS encoding beta-hydroxyacyl-ACP dehydratase — protein MKFILIDKIVKIEAGKEIQTVKNVSLSEEYLSDHFPIFPVLPGVFLLQGLVESACWLVRHSENFAHSMVLLTQAKNVKYKSFAAPGMNIQYTVTAKSIEENLSSFLGVGVCNDGQAIVEARFSLRHFNLAERDHKLALEDSHIIEKLKERYKLLTR, from the coding sequence ATGAAATTTATACTAATTGATAAAATAGTTAAAATAGAAGCCGGTAAAGAGATACAGACGGTCAAGAATGTATCCCTGTCGGAAGAGTACCTGAGCGACCATTTCCCCATTTTTCCGGTGCTGCCGGGCGTTTTTCTGCTGCAAGGGCTGGTTGAATCGGCCTGCTGGCTTGTTCGGCACAGCGAAAACTTTGCGCATAGTATGGTATTGCTAACTCAAGCAAAAAATGTAAAATACAAAAGCTTTGCCGCTCCGGGGATGAATATCCAATATACCGTAACGGCTAAAAGCATCGAAGAAAACCTAAGCTCGTTTTTGGGAGTTGGAGTCTGCAATGACGGTCAGGCTATCGTCGAAGCAAGATTCAGTCTGCGGCATTTTAACCTCGCAGAACGCGACCATAAACTTGCTCTCGAAGATTCGCATATTATTGAAAAATTGAAAGAACGTTATAAACTCTTAACAAGATAG
- a CDS encoding acyl carrier protein, with protein MAMTRDEIFKQIQVVLVDALGVDEEEVTPEAKLMGDLGAESIDFLDIVFRMEKAFSLKIPREELFPAENIITNKDYVSNGKLTHLGIEELRKSMPHTDFTDFVDDPSISKIGDLFTVDVLVNFVEGKLK; from the coding sequence ATGGCAATGACACGGGATGAAATTTTTAAGCAAATACAAGTAGTGCTGGTTGATGCTCTTGGAGTTGACGAAGAAGAAGTTACACCAGAAGCAAAGCTGATGGGCGACCTCGGCGCAGAGAGCATCGATTTTCTTGATATAGTATTCCGTATGGAAAAGGCCTTCAGTTTAAAAATACCGCGCGAGGAACTTTTCCCGGCTGAAAATATTATTACCAATAAAGATTATGTCAGCAACGGCAAACTCACTCATCTGGGTATTGAAGAGTTGAGGAAAAGTATGCCGCATACCGATTTCACGGATTTTGTCGATGACCCATCGATAAGCAAAATCGGCGATTTGTTCACAGTTGACGTATTGGTTAATTTCGTTGAAGGCAAACTAAAATAA
- a CDS encoding beta-hydroxyacyl-ACP dehydratase, with product MRWIWIDKFIEFNSGQNAVAIKNVTMAEEHLHDNFPGFPIMPECLMIESMAQTAGILVGQARNFKEKVILAKISKAVFFNFVRPGDTLKIHAKIESIAPEAASTSGKITCGEELIAEIDLMFSHIDQNLAGKQFPEENFVFTDLFAVVLRASGIDAPAWGAAK from the coding sequence ATGCGTTGGATATGGATTGACAAATTTATTGAGTTTAACAGCGGCCAAAATGCTGTAGCCATAAAAAATGTAACTATGGCAGAGGAGCATCTGCACGATAATTTTCCGGGATTTCCGATTATGCCGGAGTGCCTGATGATTGAATCAATGGCGCAGACGGCGGGAATTCTTGTCGGACAGGCAAGAAATTTCAAAGAAAAGGTAATTCTCGCAAAAATCAGTAAGGCGGTATTCTTTAATTTCGTTCGCCCCGGCGACACACTCAAGATTCACGCAAAAATAGAATCCATCGCACCGGAAGCGGCATCGACGTCAGGCAAAATCACCTGCGGCGAGGAGCTAATCGCTGAAATCGATTTGATGTTCAGTCATATCGACCAGAATCTTGCAGGCAAACAATTCCCCGAAGAAAATTTCGTATTCACGGATTTGTTCGCGGTTGTTTTGAGGGCATCGGGGATTGATGCACCAGCCTGGGGAGCAGCGAAATGA
- a CDS encoding beta-ketoacyl-[acyl-carrier-protein] synthase family protein, whose translation MTVCVTGLGAATCLGLSYKDLWAGLCSGKSGISRITSFDPSSFKCQIAGQIPDFSIRDYVPKSVRKTTKLMSRDIEIAIIAANEAFKDAGLKTKAFDDEQSITINPKRSAIILGANSISCDLLEISPSIAKGVVDGKFDIRKWGTDSIETVTPLWLLKYLPNMLACHIGIIHDLQGPSNTITCAESAGLLAIGEAYQIIARGDAELALAGGGESKVNPIVHMRQSLLKRANDDSNDNPTEACRPFDQNAKGCIFGEAAGCVVLEDLDRAKNHNAKIYAQIAGIGQSCSINTKYEALEPDGKGVQYAIEAALADAKIKPEQIDLIIPHGTGVVADDIAEATGIRNALGTVGEKIPVFPTKSMVSNSGSGAGAVDFIVACCAINDGIIPAAKNCTTVNKECKLNIVKEQIKKKINYVLCTAYTYGGQTAAVILKNEN comes from the coding sequence ATGACGGTTTGCGTTACAGGACTCGGAGCCGCAACTTGTCTGGGCTTGAGCTATAAAGATTTGTGGGCGGGCCTTTGCAGCGGCAAAAGCGGTATCAGCAGAATCACATCGTTCGACCCGTCAAGCTTCAAATGCCAAATCGCCGGTCAAATTCCGGATTTCAGCATTCGCGATTATGTGCCAAAATCAGTTCGCAAGACAACGAAGTTAATGTCTCGCGATATTGAAATCGCAATTATCGCGGCAAACGAAGCATTCAAAGACGCAGGACTAAAAACAAAAGCGTTCGACGACGAACAGAGTATTACAATTAACCCGAAACGCAGTGCGATTATTCTCGGCGCAAATTCGATTAGTTGCGACCTTCTCGAAATCTCGCCGTCAATCGCCAAAGGCGTTGTTGACGGAAAATTCGATATACGAAAATGGGGAACCGACAGCATCGAAACAGTAACTCCCCTTTGGCTATTGAAATACTTACCAAATATGCTGGCCTGTCATATCGGAATCATTCACGATCTTCAGGGGCCGAGCAATACTATAACCTGTGCGGAAAGCGCAGGACTTTTAGCCATCGGCGAAGCGTATCAAATTATCGCACGCGGCGATGCGGAGCTGGCACTTGCCGGCGGCGGCGAATCAAAAGTAAATCCAATCGTACACATGAGACAATCGCTGCTCAAACGCGCTAATGACGATTCCAATGACAATCCGACAGAAGCGTGTCGGCCGTTCGACCAAAACGCAAAAGGCTGCATATTCGGCGAGGCGGCGGGCTGTGTTGTGCTGGAAGATTTGGACAGAGCGAAAAATCACAACGCGAAAATTTATGCACAAATTGCCGGCATCGGCCAAAGTTGTAGCATCAATACAAAATATGAAGCACTCGAGCCGGACGGCAAAGGCGTTCAATACGCAATCGAAGCGGCACTTGCCGACGCGAAGATTAAGCCGGAACAAATCGATTTAATTATTCCGCACGGAACCGGTGTTGTCGCTGATGATATCGCAGAAGCGACAGGTATTCGCAACGCTCTGGGAACTGTCGGCGAAAAAATTCCTGTATTTCCAACAAAAAGCATGGTAAGCAACAGCGGCTCCGGAGCAGGCGCAGTCGATTTTATCGTAGCGTGCTGTGCGATTAACGACGGTATAATACCGGCGGCCAAAAACTGCACAACCGTAAATAAAGAATGTAAACTGAATATCGTCAAAGAACAGATTAAAAAGAAAATCAATTACGTTCTTTGCACTGCTTATACTTATGGCGGACAGACGGCCGCTGTGATACTTAAAAATGAAAATTAA